One Roseburia rectibacter DNA window includes the following coding sequences:
- a CDS encoding CPBP family intramembrane glutamic endopeptidase: MRGNNQTKFSGTKAVGVSILALCLLAFSQLLALLIGNMLVAGGMSAVTGNIFTGILYAGLVLGGVWLICKKMLKIPVTDFKVGKPDLHPFWIIAAFTMPLLVILVYQLFAGTWQQSSMEPETIKRLVAGSVAYLGLATGIVEETVFRGVIMSSVEYAWNRKIAVIVPSVLFGCLHIEEGMSISGMIQVVIAGSLVGILFSLVTCYTGTIWYSALMHGVWNCLMIGGLIYIGSAVDGTAWYNYVLDTDSFLLTGGEFGVESSVISIAAYLLFAVIALLLLSKKKEA, translated from the coding sequence ATGAGAGGTAATAATCAAACAAAATTTAGTGGAACAAAAGCAGTTGGGGTAAGTATCCTTGCACTTTGCTTATTGGCATTTTCACAGCTTCTGGCACTGTTGATCGGAAATATGCTGGTGGCAGGCGGAATGTCAGCAGTGACCGGGAATATTTTTACCGGAATTTTATATGCAGGACTGGTGCTTGGCGGAGTCTGGCTGATATGCAAGAAGATGTTGAAAATACCAGTGACAGATTTTAAGGTTGGGAAGCCGGATCTGCATCCATTTTGGATCATCGCTGCTTTTACAATGCCGTTGCTGGTGATCTTAGTATATCAGTTATTTGCAGGAACATGGCAGCAATCGTCCATGGAACCGGAAACGATAAAACGGCTTGTCGCCGGAAGCGTGGCATATTTAGGGCTGGCAACCGGAATCGTGGAAGAGACAGTATTCCGTGGAGTTATTATGAGTTCGGTAGAATATGCGTGGAACCGGAAAATTGCAGTGATCGTTCCATCCGTTCTGTTTGGATGTCTGCATATCGAAGAGGGGATGAGTATTTCTGGAATGATCCAGGTTGTGATAGCAGGAAGTCTGGTTGGCATTTTGTTCTCCCTTGTGACCTGTTATACCGGAACAATCTGGTATTCTGCACTCATGCATGGAGTCTGGAATTGTCTGATGATCGGAGGATTGATCTATATCGGCTCTGCGGTGGATGGTACAGCCTGGTATAATTATGTGCTTGATACAGATTCTTTTCTGCTGACGGGTGGAGAATTCGGTGTGGAGTCTTCTGTTATTTCCATAGCAGCGTATCTGCTTTTTGCTGTCATCGCATTATTATTACTCAGTAAAAAGAAAGAAGCATAA
- a CDS encoding glycoside hydrolase family 88/105 protein produces the protein MDKIEKYIDELLEKSTPDRPIWNIEKILQGKKSTWNYIDGCMIKAILEMYAITKDEKYFSFADHFIDCKVMEDGSIEGYSVEELNIDNVNAGKTLFELYDLTGKEKYRKAIDLVYSQIKKMPRTKEGNFWHKNIYPNQVWLDGLYMCQPFYMEYETRFNDKKNYDDIFSQFFNVAEHMRDPKTGLYYHAYDSSREMFWCDKVTGLSQNFWLRALGWYSMALLDTLDKADASVGEPYEKMKQIFVDLMDSMLKYQDESGMWYQVVNVGGMDRNYLETSGSSIMAYALLKGVRLGFLPESYRVYGERAFHGICDKYLSEDENGELHLDGICLVAGLGGANRRSGTFDYYMSEPVVKDDAKGVGPFLLAYTEMKRLEK, from the coding sequence ATGGATAAGATTGAAAAATACATTGATGAACTTTTAGAGAAAAGCACACCGGATCGCCCGATCTGGAACATCGAAAAAATTCTGCAGGGGAAAAAGTCAACCTGGAATTATATTGATGGCTGTATGATCAAGGCAATTTTAGAGATGTATGCCATCACAAAAGACGAAAAATATTTTTCATTTGCAGATCATTTTATTGACTGTAAAGTTATGGAGGATGGTTCGATTGAAGGATATTCCGTGGAAGAGCTGAATATTGACAATGTCAATGCCGGAAAGACATTATTTGAACTTTATGATCTGACAGGAAAAGAAAAATACCGTAAAGCGATCGACCTTGTATATAGCCAGATCAAGAAAATGCCTCGTACAAAAGAAGGAAATTTCTGGCATAAAAACATTTATCCGAATCAGGTATGGTTAGACGGACTCTATATGTGCCAGCCATTTTATATGGAGTATGAGACCCGTTTCAATGACAAAAAAAATTATGACGATATTTTTTCACAGTTTTTTAATGTGGCAGAGCACATGCGTGACCCAAAGACTGGACTTTACTATCATGCGTATGATTCCTCAAGAGAAATGTTCTGGTGTGATAAAGTAACCGGTCTCAGCCAGAATTTCTGGCTTCGTGCATTGGGATGGTATTCCATGGCTTTGCTTGATACTTTGGATAAAGCAGATGCGTCTGTCGGCGAACCATATGAAAAAATGAAACAGATCTTTGTGGATCTGATGGATTCCATGTTAAAATATCAGGATGAGAGTGGCATGTGGTATCAGGTCGTAAATGTCGGTGGAATGGATCGTAATTATCTTGAGACAAGCGGAAGCTCGATCATGGCATATGCACTGCTTAAGGGTGTACGTCTTGGATTTTTGCCGGAAAGTTACCGTGTTTATGGTGAGAGGGCATTTCACGGTATTTGTGATAAATATTTATCGGAAGATGAAAACGGAGAGCTTCATTTAGATGGTATCTGTCTGGTTGCAGGATTAGGCGGAGCAAACCGCCGTTCCGGAACATTTGATTATTATATGTCCGAGCCGGTTGTAAAAGATGACGCAAAAGGTGTCGGTCCATTTTTACTTGCATATACAGAGATGAAGCGTTTAGAGAAGTAA
- a CDS encoding alpha/beta-type small acid-soluble spore protein has translation MASRSSNRAAVPEAKSALDRFKYEVASEIGVPLKDGYNGDLTSRQNGSVGGYMVKKMIEAQEKQMSGK, from the coding sequence ATGGCAAGTCGTTCATCTAACAGAGCAGCAGTTCCTGAAGCAAAAAGTGCATTAGACCGTTTCAAATATGAGGTAGCAAGCGAGATCGGCGTACCTTTAAAGGACGGTTACAATGGAGACCTTACTTCCAGACAGAACGGTTCTGTCGGCGGTTATATGGTTAAGAAAATGATCGAGGCACAGGAGAAACAGATGTCAGGCAAGTAA
- the recG gene encoding ATP-dependent DNA helicase RecG — MDRNSPLRDIKGVGAKTEELFHKIGVYTVGDILLHYPRTYIQYPQAKHVDEVSDGEQAAVLGRITRTPVVRKVRTMQITVTTISEMGVSLELVWYRMPYMKNNLKAGNTYIFYGKVNKKNGRLVMEQAALFTEEQYASMEQVFLPVYTLTNGLSNNLVTKTVRAALGDEQLFMDYLPCAIREKYGLCEYNYAIRQIHFPDDMDTLITARRRLVFDEFFLFILSMQYQKEKHVKEKNEFVFTEDDFTNELIEKLPYELTNAQKKALADVKRDMRSETVMQRLIQGDVGSGKTIVAFLAMADTAHNGYQSAIMAPTEVLARQHYESYQNMCEQFGLHIPIVLLTGSMTAKQKRRAYEALEVYPNAMIIGTHALIQEKAIYQNLALVITDEQHRFGVRQRETFAGKGTEPHVLVMSATPIPRTLAIIIYGDLDISVIDEVPAKRLPIKNCVVDRRYRPKAYAFIEHEIRAGHQAYVICPLVEESENMEAENVTDYAKRLREELPEDIVIGVLHGQMKADQKNKIMDQFVKNEIQVLVSTTVVEVGVNVPNATVMMIENAERFGLAQLHQLRGRVGRGDAQSYCIMVNASDSKNSMKRLDILNKSNDGFKIASEDLKLRGPGDFFGIRQSGEMQFLLADIYQDAAVLQQASEEVQDLLAADPELCGEENVNLQHYLEIFFEDQKSRLNL, encoded by the coding sequence ATGGACCGCAATTCCCCTTTAAGAGATATTAAGGGTGTTGGCGCTAAAACAGAAGAATTATTTCATAAGATAGGAGTATACACCGTAGGTGATATACTCCTTCATTATCCCCGGACATATATACAGTACCCGCAGGCGAAGCATGTGGATGAGGTGTCAGACGGAGAACAGGCAGCGGTTCTTGGACGGATCACAAGAACACCGGTAGTGCGAAAAGTGCGTACTATGCAGATCACGGTTACGACGATCAGTGAGATGGGAGTTTCCTTAGAACTGGTATGGTACCGGATGCCTTATATGAAAAATAATTTAAAAGCCGGCAACACCTACATATTTTATGGAAAAGTTAATAAAAAGAACGGAAGACTTGTCATGGAGCAGGCAGCCTTGTTTACAGAAGAACAGTATGCATCCATGGAACAGGTATTTCTGCCTGTATACACGCTGACCAACGGACTTTCCAATAATCTTGTCACGAAAACAGTGCGGGCGGCACTTGGAGACGAACAGTTGTTTATGGATTATCTTCCATGCGCGATCCGCGAAAAATATGGGCTTTGTGAGTATAATTACGCCATACGGCAGATTCATTTTCCGGATGATATGGATACACTCATTACAGCGAGAAGACGCCTTGTGTTTGATGAATTTTTCCTTTTTATATTAAGCATGCAGTATCAGAAGGAAAAGCATGTCAAAGAGAAAAATGAGTTTGTTTTTACTGAGGATGATTTTACAAATGAGTTGATAGAAAAACTTCCTTATGAGCTTACCAATGCACAGAAAAAAGCACTTGCGGATGTGAAACGTGATATGCGTTCCGAGACGGTCATGCAGCGTCTGATCCAGGGAGACGTAGGCTCCGGTAAAACGATCGTTGCGTTCCTTGCGATGGCTGATACAGCACACAATGGATACCAGTCTGCGATCATGGCGCCGACGGAAGTACTTGCAAGACAGCATTATGAGTCTTATCAGAATATGTGTGAACAGTTTGGACTTCATATTCCTATCGTGCTTTTGACCGGTTCCATGACGGCAAAACAGAAACGCCGCGCTTATGAAGCATTAGAGGTATATCCGAATGCTATGATCATCGGGACACATGCACTGATACAGGAGAAAGCAATTTATCAGAATCTGGCACTTGTGATCACGGACGAACAGCATCGTTTTGGAGTACGGCAGCGTGAAACATTTGCAGGAAAAGGAACAGAACCGCATGTACTTGTCATGAGTGCAACACCGATTCCACGTACTTTGGCGATCATTATCTATGGGGATCTGGATATTTCTGTCATTGATGAAGTTCCGGCAAAAAGACTTCCAATCAAAAACTGTGTAGTTGACCGGCGATACCGCCCGAAAGCATATGCTTTTATCGAGCATGAGATACGCGCGGGACATCAGGCATATGTGATCTGTCCGCTGGTGGAAGAAAGTGAAAATATGGAAGCGGAGAACGTTACCGATTATGCAAAACGTCTGCGGGAAGAACTGCCGGAAGACATTGTGATCGGTGTTTTACACGGACAGATGAAAGCAGACCAGAAAAATAAGATTATGGATCAATTTGTAAAAAATGAGATTCAGGTGCTTGTTTCCACGACAGTTGTTGAGGTTGGCGTCAATGTGCCGAATGCTACGGTCATGATGATCGAGAATGCAGAACGTTTTGGACTTGCACAGCTCCATCAGTTAAGAGGACGTGTCGGAAGAGGTGACGCCCAGTCTTACTGTATTATGGTCAACGCCTCAGACAGTAAAAATTCGATGAAACGGCTTGATATTTTAAATAAATCTAATGATGGATTTAAAATTGCAAGTGAAGACCTGAAATTACGTGGTCCGGGAGATTTTTTTGGCATCCGCCAGTCTGGAGAGATGCAGTTTTTGCTGGCAGATATTTATCAGGATGCAGCCGTGTTACAACAGGCATCAGAGGAAGTGCAGGATCTGCTTGCCGCAGACCCGGAACTTTGTGGCGAAGAAAATGTCAATCTGCAGCATTATCTGGAGATTTTCTTCGAGGATCAAAAGAGCAGATTAAATTTATGA
- a CDS encoding DAK2 domain-containing protein, with protein MEITTINTELVAKMFLAGAKNLDAKKEWINELNVFPVPDGDTGTNMSMTIMSAAREVSALEKPEMKALAKAISSGSLRGARGNSGVILSQLFRGFTKVIAEYDEINVQILSDSFQKAVETAYKAVMKPKEGTILTVAKGMSDRALELCDDTEDLVYFCEEVIKEGDRVLDLTPEMLPVLKQAGVVDSGGQGLMQVMKGAMDALLGKEVDYTIEETQAVKKAPESTGTSYNIEAQANQEIKFAYCTQFLIMLDTPITLQQENEFKSYLETIGDSIVVVADDEIVKVHVHTNDPGLAMQRGLTYGSLTTIIIENMKLERDEKISALKEKEMQSAGIPEEKEEKPAEPPKEMGFISVSIGEGINEIFKGLGVDYIIEGGQTMNPSTEDMLNAIEKVNAKTVFILPNNKNIILAANQAASLVEDKKIIVIPTKTIPQGITALINFIPDSTPEDNEQRMSAEISTVKTGQVTYAVRDTVIDDKEIKQDDFMGIGDSGILSVGQNLEPTVMDMMKQLVDEDSAIVSIYYGEDTKEEDANALGEKIGEAFPDVEIEVHYGGQPIYYYVISVE; from the coding sequence GTGGAAATCACTACGATAAATACTGAGCTTGTGGCGAAGATGTTTCTTGCCGGAGCAAAGAATCTGGATGCAAAGAAAGAATGGATCAACGAGCTGAACGTATTCCCGGTTCCGGATGGTGATACCGGTACAAATATGTCAATGACGATCATGTCAGCGGCAAGAGAGGTAAGTGCTTTGGAAAAACCAGAGATGAAAGCATTGGCAAAAGCTATTTCATCCGGTTCTTTAAGAGGAGCGAGAGGTAACTCCGGTGTTATTCTTTCACAGTTGTTCCGTGGTTTTACAAAGGTGATCGCGGAATATGATGAGATCAACGTACAGATTTTATCAGATTCTTTCCAGAAGGCCGTTGAGACAGCATACAAAGCTGTTATGAAGCCAAAAGAGGGAACAATCCTGACTGTGGCAAAAGGCATGTCTGACCGTGCGTTAGAACTTTGTGATGATACAGAAGATCTGGTATATTTCTGTGAAGAAGTCATCAAGGAAGGTGACCGCGTGTTAGATCTCACACCGGAGATGCTTCCTGTTTTAAAACAGGCGGGAGTTGTGGATTCCGGCGGACAGGGTCTGATGCAGGTTATGAAAGGTGCAATGGATGCACTGCTCGGCAAAGAAGTGGATTACACCATCGAGGAAACCCAGGCGGTGAAAAAGGCACCGGAAAGTACAGGAACATCCTACAATATTGAAGCACAGGCAAATCAGGAGATCAAATTTGCATATTGTACACAGTTCCTTATTATGCTTGATACGCCGATCACACTGCAGCAGGAGAATGAGTTTAAGTCTTATCTGGAGACGATAGGTGATTCCATTGTTGTTGTCGCAGATGATGAGATCGTAAAGGTACATGTACATACCAACGATCCGGGACTTGCGATGCAGAGAGGACTGACCTATGGCTCTCTGACTACAATCATCATTGAAAATATGAAGTTAGAGCGTGATGAAAAGATTTCTGCCCTGAAAGAAAAAGAGATGCAGTCAGCAGGTATTCCGGAAGAAAAAGAGGAAAAACCGGCAGAGCCTCCAAAAGAGATGGGATTTATATCCGTCAGCATCGGAGAGGGAATCAATGAGATCTTTAAGGGACTCGGTGTTGATTATATCATCGAGGGTGGTCAGACTATGAACCCGAGTACTGAGGATATGTTAAATGCCATTGAAAAAGTAAATGCAAAGACGGTATTTATTTTGCCGAACAATAAAAATATTATCCTTGCAGCAAATCAGGCAGCATCTTTAGTAGAGGACAAAAAGATCATTGTTATCCCGACTAAGACGATTCCACAGGGTATCACTGCTCTGATCAATTTCATTCCGGACAGTACACCGGAAGACAATGAACAGCGTATGAGTGCTGAGATTTCCACGGTCAAGACAGGTCAGGTTACTTATGCAGTCCGTGACACAGTGATCGATGATAAAGAGATCAAACAGGATGATTTTATGGGTATCGGCGATTCCGGTATTCTTTCCGTAGGACAGAATTTAGAACCGACAGTCATGGATATGATGAAACAGCTTGTGGATGAAGATTCTGCGATTGTCAGCATTTATTATGGTGAGGATACGAAAGAAGAAGATGCAAATGCACTTGGCGAGAAGATTGGAGAGGCATTCCCGGATGTCGAGATCGAAGTGCATTACGGCGGACAGCCAATCTACTATTATGTCATTTCTGTAGAATAA
- a CDS encoding Asp23/Gls24 family envelope stress response protein, producing MNGHMDTQLGRVSIDPEVIATYAGSVAVECFGIVGMAAVNMKDGLVKLLKKDYLTHGINVAIDEDNKITIDFHVIVSYGVSISTVSDNLIETVRYKVEEFTGLEIKKINIYVEGVRVID from the coding sequence ATGAATGGACATATGGATACCCAGTTGGGAAGAGTTTCAATAGACCCGGAAGTGATTGCAACCTATGCAGGATCTGTAGCTGTAGAGTGCTTTGGAATCGTAGGTATGGCTGCAGTTAACATGAAAGATGGTCTGGTGAAGTTACTGAAAAAAGATTATTTGACACATGGTATTAATGTAGCGATTGACGAGGATAATAAGATTACGATCGATTTTCACGTGATCGTATCCTACGGCGTCAGCATCAGTACGGTTTCCGATAATTTAATAGAGACGGTAAGATATAAAGTAGAAGAGTTTACCGGACTGGAAATCAAAAAAATTAACATTTACGTTGAAGGCGTGCGTGTAATTGATTAA
- the rpmB gene encoding 50S ribosomal protein L28, translating into MAKCAVCGKGAHFGNNVSHSHRRSNRMWKSNIKRVSCKVNGTPKKLYVCASCLKSGKVERA; encoded by the coding sequence ATGGCAAAATGTGCAGTTTGTGGAAAGGGCGCTCATTTCGGAAATAATGTCAGCCATTCTCATAGAAGATCAAATAGAATGTGGAAATCAAACATCAAGCGTGTGAGCTGTAAAGTAAACGGAACACCTAAGAAATTATATGTATGTGCTTCCTGTTTGAAATCCGGCAAAGTTGAAAGAGCTTAA